The following proteins come from a genomic window of Acyrthosiphon pisum isolate AL4f unplaced genomic scaffold, pea_aphid_22Mar2018_4r6ur Scaffold_21703;HRSCAF=24640, whole genome shotgun sequence:
- the LOC103308785 gene encoding protein FAM200B-like, whose product MDKWLMNKRTFETTEDEHSTSNLNIKRKKMTRKYDSEYLKIGFSWNEDIDDPRPQCIICYEMLANESMRPNKLRRHIETKHFDLKDQPLSYFETKLKELKTSKTKIKQFTKVNKKPMHASYLISLRIAKAGKPHTIGENLVLPAIKDAVGVMFGDKSSKDVEIIPLSKYS is encoded by the coding sequence ATGGATAAATGGTTGATGAATAAGCGAACATTTGAAACCACTGAAGATGAACATTCAACttcgaatttaaatataaaacgaaaaaaaatgacgAGAAAGTATGATTCAGAATACCTGAAAATTGGTTTTTCTTGGAATGAAGATATTGATGATCCACGACCACAGtgtattatttgttatgaaATGCTTGCAAACGAGAGTATGCGTCCTAATAAATTACGTCGACATATTGAGACCAAGCATTTTGATCTAAAAGATCAGCCACTCTCTTATTTTGAAACAAAGCTGAAAGAACTAAAAACgtccaaaacaaaaattaagcaGTTTACCAAGGTCAATAAAAAACCTATGCACGCTTCGTACCTGATAAGTTTACGAATCGCAAAAGCTGGTAAACCGCACACAATCGGAGAGAATTTAGTGTTGCCAGCGATAAAAGATGCAGTTGGAGTAATGTTTGGTGACAAGAGTTCAAAAGACGTTGAAATAATACCACTATcaaaatattcttga